One genomic segment of Rhinolophus sinicus isolate RSC01 linkage group LG11, ASM3656204v1, whole genome shotgun sequence includes these proteins:
- the KCNK6 gene encoding potassium channel subfamily K member 6, with product MPRGALLAGALAVYAAYLGLGALLVARLEQPYEAQLRAELETLREQLLRRSPCVSAPALDAFVERVLAAGRLGRAALANASWPANASDPAWDFASALFFASTLVTTVGYGYTTPLTDAGKAFSIAFALLGVPATMLLLTVSAQRLSLLLTHAPLSWLSMRWGWDPRRAARWHLVVLLGVVVTICFVVPAAVFAHLEEDWSFLDAFYFCFISLSTIGLGDYVPGEAPGQPFRALYKLLVTAYLFLGLVAMVLVLQTFRHVSDLHGLTELILLPSPCPASFSEDEDDRVDILGPQPDLHQQLNAGSHANYASIPR from the exons ATGCCGCGGGGCGCTCTCTTGGCGGGAGCCCTGGCCGTCTACGCCGCGTACCTGGGGCTGGGCGCTTTGCTGGTGGCACGGCTGGAGCAGCCGTACGAGGCTCAACTCCGCGCGGAGCTGGAGACGCTGCGGGAGCAGCTGCTGCGGCGCAGCCCGTGCGTGTCCGCCCCCGCCCTGGATGCCTTCGTGGAGCGGGTGCTGGCGGCCGGCCGGCTGGGGCGCGCCGCGCTAGCCAACGCTTCGTGGCCCGCCAACGCCTCGGACCCCGCCTGGGATTTTGCCTCGGCTCTCTTCTTCGCTAGCACGCTGGTCACCACCGTGG GCTATGGCTACACGACGCCACTGACTGACGCGGGCAAGGCCTTTTCCATTGCCTTTGCCCTCCTGGGTGTGCCGGCCACCATGTTGCTGCTGACCGTCTCGGCCCAGCGCCTGTCGCTGCTGCTGACCCATGCACCCCTGTCCTGGCTGAGCATGCGCTGGGGCTGGGACCCGCGGCGGGCGGCCCGCTGGCATCTGGTGGTCCTGCTGGGGGTCGTGGTGACCATCTGCTTCGTGGTGCCTGCTGCAGTCTTTGCCCACCTTGAAGAGGACTGGAGCTTCCTGGACGCCTTCTACTTCTGCTTCATCTCTCTGTCCACCATCGGCCTGGGTGACTATGTGCCTGGGGAAGCCCCTGGCCAGCCCTTCCGGGCACTCTACAAACTGCTGGTCACAG CCTACCTCTTCCTGGGGCTGGTCGCCATGGTCCTGGTGCTGCAGACTTTCCGCCACGTGTCCGACCTTCATGGCCTCACAGAGCTCATCCTGCTGCCCAGTCCGTGCCCTGCCAGCTTTAGTGAGGATGAGGACGATAGGGTGGATATTCTGGGCCCGCAGCCGGACCTGCACCAGCAACTCAATGCTGGCTCCCACGCGAACTACGCCTCCATCCCCAGGTAG
- the YIF1B gene encoding protein YIF1B isoform X2, which produces MHPAGLAAAGTPRQPSKRRIPVSQPGMADPHQLFDDTSSAQSRAYGAPQGPSGLGYPTASASPQAAFLSDPVSNMAMAYGSSLAAQGKELVDKNIDRFIPVTKLKYYFAVDTLYVGKKLGLLFFPYLHQDWEVQYQQDTPVAPRFDVNAPDLYIPAMAFITYILVAGLALGTQDRFSPDLLGLQASSALAWLTLEVLAILFSLYLVTVNTDLTTIDLVAFLGYKYVGMIGGVLMGLLFGKIGYYLVLGWCCISIFVFMIRTLRLKILAEAAAEGVPVRGARNQLRMYLTMAVAAAQPLLMYWLTFHLVR; this is translated from the exons ATGCACCCGGCAGGCTTGGCGGCGGCGGGGACGCCCCGGCAGC cctCGAAGCGGAGGATCCCTGTGTCCCAGCCAGGCATGGCTGACCCTCACCAGCTTTTCGATGACACAAGTTCAGCCCAGAGCCGGGCCTATGGGGCCCCGCAGGGACCCAGTGGCCTGGGCTACCCTACAGCCTCAGCCTCGCCCCAGGCAGCCTTCCTGTCTGATCCTGTGTCCAACATGGCCATGGCCTACGGGAGCAGCCTGGCGGCACAGGGCAAAGAGCTGGTGGACAAGAAT ATTGACCGCTTCATCCCCGTCACCAAGCTCAAGTATTACTTTGCTGTGGACACCCTGTACGTGGGCAAAAAGCTGGGCCTGCTCTTCTTCCCCTACCTGCACCAG GACTGGGAGGTGCAGTACCAGCAGGACACGCCAGTGGCCCCTCGCTTTGATGTCAACGCTCCTGACCTCTACATTCCAG CGATGGCTTTTATTACCTACATCTTGGTGGCTGGCCTGGCACTGGGGACCCAGGATAG GTTTTCCCCAGACCTCCTGGGGTTACAGGCCAGCTCAGCCTTGGCCTGGCTGACACTGGAGGTGCTGGCCATCCTGTTCAGCCTCTATCTGGTCACTGTCAACACCGACCTCACCACGATCGACTTGGTGGCTTTCTTGGGCTACAAATATGTTGG gaTGATTGGCGGGGTCCTCATGGGCCTGCTCTTTGGGAAGATTGGCTACTACCTGGTGTTGGGCTGGTGCTGCATATCCATCTTTGTGTTCATG atCCGGACTCTGCGGCTGAAGATTCtggcggaggcggcggcggagGGAGTCCCGGTGCGCGGGGCTCGGAACCAGCTGCGCATGTACCTAACGATGGCCGTGGCTGCTGCGCAGCCTCTGCTTATGTACTGGCTCACCTTCCACCTGGTGCGGTGA
- the YIF1B gene encoding protein YIF1B isoform X1 yields MHPAGLAAAGTPRQRKWPSKRRIPVSQPGMADPHQLFDDTSSAQSRAYGAPQGPSGLGYPTASASPQAAFLSDPVSNMAMAYGSSLAAQGKELVDKNIDRFIPVTKLKYYFAVDTLYVGKKLGLLFFPYLHQDWEVQYQQDTPVAPRFDVNAPDLYIPAMAFITYILVAGLALGTQDRFSPDLLGLQASSALAWLTLEVLAILFSLYLVTVNTDLTTIDLVAFLGYKYVGMIGGVLMGLLFGKIGYYLVLGWCCISIFVFMIRTLRLKILAEAAAEGVPVRGARNQLRMYLTMAVAAAQPLLMYWLTFHLVR; encoded by the exons ATGCACCCGGCAGGCTTGGCGGCGGCGGGGACGCCCCGGCAGCGTAAGTGGC cctCGAAGCGGAGGATCCCTGTGTCCCAGCCAGGCATGGCTGACCCTCACCAGCTTTTCGATGACACAAGTTCAGCCCAGAGCCGGGCCTATGGGGCCCCGCAGGGACCCAGTGGCCTGGGCTACCCTACAGCCTCAGCCTCGCCCCAGGCAGCCTTCCTGTCTGATCCTGTGTCCAACATGGCCATGGCCTACGGGAGCAGCCTGGCGGCACAGGGCAAAGAGCTGGTGGACAAGAAT ATTGACCGCTTCATCCCCGTCACCAAGCTCAAGTATTACTTTGCTGTGGACACCCTGTACGTGGGCAAAAAGCTGGGCCTGCTCTTCTTCCCCTACCTGCACCAG GACTGGGAGGTGCAGTACCAGCAGGACACGCCAGTGGCCCCTCGCTTTGATGTCAACGCTCCTGACCTCTACATTCCAG CGATGGCTTTTATTACCTACATCTTGGTGGCTGGCCTGGCACTGGGGACCCAGGATAG GTTTTCCCCAGACCTCCTGGGGTTACAGGCCAGCTCAGCCTTGGCCTGGCTGACACTGGAGGTGCTGGCCATCCTGTTCAGCCTCTATCTGGTCACTGTCAACACCGACCTCACCACGATCGACTTGGTGGCTTTCTTGGGCTACAAATATGTTGG gaTGATTGGCGGGGTCCTCATGGGCCTGCTCTTTGGGAAGATTGGCTACTACCTGGTGTTGGGCTGGTGCTGCATATCCATCTTTGTGTTCATG atCCGGACTCTGCGGCTGAAGATTCtggcggaggcggcggcggagGGAGTCCCGGTGCGCGGGGCTCGGAACCAGCTGCGCATGTACCTAACGATGGCCGTGGCTGCTGCGCAGCCTCTGCTTATGTACTGGCTCACCTTCCACCTGGTGCGGTGA
- the YIF1B gene encoding protein YIF1B isoform X4 translates to MPASKRRIPVSQPGMADPHQLFDDTSSAQSRAYGAPQGPSGLGYPTASASPQAAFLSDPVSNMAMAYGSSLAAQGKELVDKNIDRFIPVTKLKYYFAVDTLYVGKKLGLLFFPYLHQDWEVQYQQDTPVAPRFDVNAPDLYIPAMAFITYILVAGLALGTQDRFSPDLLGLQASSALAWLTLEVLAILFSLYLVTVNTDLTTIDLVAFLGYKYVGMIGGVLMGLLFGKIGYYLVLGWCCISIFVFMIRTLRLKILAEAAAEGVPVRGARNQLRMYLTMAVAAAQPLLMYWLTFHLVR, encoded by the exons ATGCCAG cctCGAAGCGGAGGATCCCTGTGTCCCAGCCAGGCATGGCTGACCCTCACCAGCTTTTCGATGACACAAGTTCAGCCCAGAGCCGGGCCTATGGGGCCCCGCAGGGACCCAGTGGCCTGGGCTACCCTACAGCCTCAGCCTCGCCCCAGGCAGCCTTCCTGTCTGATCCTGTGTCCAACATGGCCATGGCCTACGGGAGCAGCCTGGCGGCACAGGGCAAAGAGCTGGTGGACAAGAAT ATTGACCGCTTCATCCCCGTCACCAAGCTCAAGTATTACTTTGCTGTGGACACCCTGTACGTGGGCAAAAAGCTGGGCCTGCTCTTCTTCCCCTACCTGCACCAG GACTGGGAGGTGCAGTACCAGCAGGACACGCCAGTGGCCCCTCGCTTTGATGTCAACGCTCCTGACCTCTACATTCCAG CGATGGCTTTTATTACCTACATCTTGGTGGCTGGCCTGGCACTGGGGACCCAGGATAG GTTTTCCCCAGACCTCCTGGGGTTACAGGCCAGCTCAGCCTTGGCCTGGCTGACACTGGAGGTGCTGGCCATCCTGTTCAGCCTCTATCTGGTCACTGTCAACACCGACCTCACCACGATCGACTTGGTGGCTTTCTTGGGCTACAAATATGTTGG gaTGATTGGCGGGGTCCTCATGGGCCTGCTCTTTGGGAAGATTGGCTACTACCTGGTGTTGGGCTGGTGCTGCATATCCATCTTTGTGTTCATG atCCGGACTCTGCGGCTGAAGATTCtggcggaggcggcggcggagGGAGTCCCGGTGCGCGGGGCTCGGAACCAGCTGCGCATGTACCTAACGATGGCCGTGGCTGCTGCGCAGCCTCTGCTTATGTACTGGCTCACCTTCCACCTGGTGCGGTGA
- the YIF1B gene encoding protein YIF1B isoform X3: MPGPASKRRIPVSQPGMADPHQLFDDTSSAQSRAYGAPQGPSGLGYPTASASPQAAFLSDPVSNMAMAYGSSLAAQGKELVDKNIDRFIPVTKLKYYFAVDTLYVGKKLGLLFFPYLHQDWEVQYQQDTPVAPRFDVNAPDLYIPAMAFITYILVAGLALGTQDRFSPDLLGLQASSALAWLTLEVLAILFSLYLVTVNTDLTTIDLVAFLGYKYVGMIGGVLMGLLFGKIGYYLVLGWCCISIFVFMIRTLRLKILAEAAAEGVPVRGARNQLRMYLTMAVAAAQPLLMYWLTFHLVR, encoded by the exons ATGCCAGGTCCGG cctCGAAGCGGAGGATCCCTGTGTCCCAGCCAGGCATGGCTGACCCTCACCAGCTTTTCGATGACACAAGTTCAGCCCAGAGCCGGGCCTATGGGGCCCCGCAGGGACCCAGTGGCCTGGGCTACCCTACAGCCTCAGCCTCGCCCCAGGCAGCCTTCCTGTCTGATCCTGTGTCCAACATGGCCATGGCCTACGGGAGCAGCCTGGCGGCACAGGGCAAAGAGCTGGTGGACAAGAAT ATTGACCGCTTCATCCCCGTCACCAAGCTCAAGTATTACTTTGCTGTGGACACCCTGTACGTGGGCAAAAAGCTGGGCCTGCTCTTCTTCCCCTACCTGCACCAG GACTGGGAGGTGCAGTACCAGCAGGACACGCCAGTGGCCCCTCGCTTTGATGTCAACGCTCCTGACCTCTACATTCCAG CGATGGCTTTTATTACCTACATCTTGGTGGCTGGCCTGGCACTGGGGACCCAGGATAG GTTTTCCCCAGACCTCCTGGGGTTACAGGCCAGCTCAGCCTTGGCCTGGCTGACACTGGAGGTGCTGGCCATCCTGTTCAGCCTCTATCTGGTCACTGTCAACACCGACCTCACCACGATCGACTTGGTGGCTTTCTTGGGCTACAAATATGTTGG gaTGATTGGCGGGGTCCTCATGGGCCTGCTCTTTGGGAAGATTGGCTACTACCTGGTGTTGGGCTGGTGCTGCATATCCATCTTTGTGTTCATG atCCGGACTCTGCGGCTGAAGATTCtggcggaggcggcggcggagGGAGTCCCGGTGCGCGGGGCTCGGAACCAGCTGCGCATGTACCTAACGATGGCCGTGGCTGCTGCGCAGCCTCTGCTTATGTACTGGCTCACCTTCCACCTGGTGCGGTGA
- the YIF1B gene encoding protein YIF1B isoform X5: MADPHQLFDDTSSAQSRAYGAPQGPSGLGYPTASASPQAAFLSDPVSNMAMAYGSSLAAQGKELVDKNIDRFIPVTKLKYYFAVDTLYVGKKLGLLFFPYLHQDWEVQYQQDTPVAPRFDVNAPDLYIPAMAFITYILVAGLALGTQDRFSPDLLGLQASSALAWLTLEVLAILFSLYLVTVNTDLTTIDLVAFLGYKYVGMIGGVLMGLLFGKIGYYLVLGWCCISIFVFMIRTLRLKILAEAAAEGVPVRGARNQLRMYLTMAVAAAQPLLMYWLTFHLVR; this comes from the exons ATGGCTGACCCTCACCAGCTTTTCGATGACACAAGTTCAGCCCAGAGCCGGGCCTATGGGGCCCCGCAGGGACCCAGTGGCCTGGGCTACCCTACAGCCTCAGCCTCGCCCCAGGCAGCCTTCCTGTCTGATCCTGTGTCCAACATGGCCATGGCCTACGGGAGCAGCCTGGCGGCACAGGGCAAAGAGCTGGTGGACAAGAAT ATTGACCGCTTCATCCCCGTCACCAAGCTCAAGTATTACTTTGCTGTGGACACCCTGTACGTGGGCAAAAAGCTGGGCCTGCTCTTCTTCCCCTACCTGCACCAG GACTGGGAGGTGCAGTACCAGCAGGACACGCCAGTGGCCCCTCGCTTTGATGTCAACGCTCCTGACCTCTACATTCCAG CGATGGCTTTTATTACCTACATCTTGGTGGCTGGCCTGGCACTGGGGACCCAGGATAG GTTTTCCCCAGACCTCCTGGGGTTACAGGCCAGCTCAGCCTTGGCCTGGCTGACACTGGAGGTGCTGGCCATCCTGTTCAGCCTCTATCTGGTCACTGTCAACACCGACCTCACCACGATCGACTTGGTGGCTTTCTTGGGCTACAAATATGTTGG gaTGATTGGCGGGGTCCTCATGGGCCTGCTCTTTGGGAAGATTGGCTACTACCTGGTGTTGGGCTGGTGCTGCATATCCATCTTTGTGTTCATG atCCGGACTCTGCGGCTGAAGATTCtggcggaggcggcggcggagGGAGTCCCGGTGCGCGGGGCTCGGAACCAGCTGCGCATGTACCTAACGATGGCCGTGGCTGCTGCGCAGCCTCTGCTTATGTACTGGCTCACCTTCCACCTGGTGCGGTGA